The genomic region TATTGTAGAACTATAGAATTGAAGAAATCGACACCTGGTTCAACTTTTTTATCTTGAGAGATTAGTAGATTAGTATAATGCTTTActtttactgtactgtatattctgCTGTGGAGCAGAGACCGATAAACAGCAACAGAGTGCAGGAAGTGGCGTATCTTAACGTGCACTTGTGTACTTGTTTGTGGCCATGTGTGACATGAGAGAGAGGCTTCATGTGCTCACCTGCCCAAACCCTAAAGGCGGATGTTGCTGGGGCTGGAATGCAGGGTTGATCTTCTGCGGTCGGTtgaggaggggggtggagtGGTGATGTTGTCGCCCAGGAATGCCTCGCCCTCTGAACTGGCATGACGATTCCAAGACTGAGGAAGGAGGTCATGTGATGAGAGTCACGGGGGAGATCATTTGGTGTCCAATTTATCAACCACTTTATAAATAGCAGGTGAAAAAAAGGAAGCAACCACAGAGCTGATCCAACTACACTCGCAGAGATTGTAACATTTGTGGCAGGGGGATTTGTAGGCTTGTcggtgatttaaacagcatttgatcaaacccacaactttGAACATAATGGCAACTGTGAATATGATCTAAAAGATTATAAATAGAAATGTTTGGACGACATGGAGGGTGGTTTATAGTGGGGTCAGTCCATCTCCTAAAAATACAGCCAGGAGCCCAATAATAGCAAGATGTGTCCTTCTTTGTGAGGCTTTGAATGCAATCATTTGGGGGTTGGGGAGGGCGCTGCCTTTAACATGAAAGGTAATATGACTGTATGATTTTTCGGAGGGTTTTCAGTTAAACccctccactttaaaagacctATAAAAAGGTTGGTCTTAAGTGACGCTGTTGCTGAGAAAGTTGCTGTGGTTTCCCACTGACAACAGAGTAAAGTACAGCATGCATAACTCccattttaaaggtgacatatgtaagaaatgtgtcATACTAAGACATAAAATGCCCatgatatgtcatcagagatttcTCCCTGATGACATGACATTGTGACACTATATTcaccaaaatctgtttttgttttgttatcgcTCGTACAGCTCGTAGCAGCTAAACACACTGGATGCCAGCAGAGTGAGCAGCTAGCAGCAAAGCGTTATTATTCACCTAATTTGTCAAATCTGACAATTTACTCAAACCACGTTCATGCAATGTTTTGAATTGAGAGTGCAGTGACAACTTAAACAAAGCTACATCTTTTACATAAATCACCTTAAacacctggggggggggggggaattcaGATGTGTCAACCAGGTGATTTACATCCTTGCTTGGCATTTTTTATTCCGGACATGAAAGGTCTCGGGGCAGTTACGTATGTGTGAGGGTAGCTTTAAGAAGTGCACATTCACACAGATGCAGATGCTCTCAGAGTCTGGAGCcagagtaaacaaaaaaagtgttgacAGCAAACACATATCCACTCCAAAGATCAGAGCAGATATGTTAGGGCAGGTCACCCATAATCACCTGTGAGAACCTCTGTGGCCTACTAATACAGTGTAATCCCAGACCATGTGACCTGTGGagcatacagcagcagcagcagtgactggATTTTGCGTTAGCATGACCCACCCATGCACTTCTCAGAGGATAATACCACCAGTGTGTACAACTGAGCAAAGGATTCGAGTGAACCTTGGTCTAGTAAGTTGCTGAACACTATCATTGTATAACAAAGATCAAATTATAATCTCTATTCAACACTTGCATGTATTTGTGTATCATATGTTCGGCTTTACCTGTGTTGCCAGGCATTTCGATGACAGCAAcgttgttgatgttgttctgCACCCTCATCGGTGGCACCACAACGGTGCGGACTGTCGGCTTGCCAGGCTCAGTCTCCGGGGCAACGCATGCAACACGGGGCTCACAATTCTGGTTGTTGTCAGCAATGTAGCGTCGCTCTGAGAAGGGACTGTTGCTATGGCCAGAGGCGTTTGAGGCAGGCGAGCTGTCCACGGTGTCACAACCGCTCTCCTGTTCATCGTCTGACATGCTGCAAGAGGGCAGACCAGTGAGTGGGAAAGTCACAGATGTCTCTTTTGAATGTGCTGGAGCAACTAATGTGGAAACTTTTACGAGGGTACAGCCACActgcaatgttttattttaaaactcatCATATCTGCAACAGTTATGCCTGCTGTCTTCCTAAAACGAATACGTTTGGAAACGCTGGTGgctctgttttatttaaaaaagtaacagGATATTTGGAAACAATTAGTAACGCATAATGCTTCCTGGTCTTATCAGTCACAACTTGAGTAAAAAAGAACGCAATGGTAACGCAAtgtgttcaaattaaaatgttaagTGTACCTGTTGGGGTGTTTGCAAGGTGAGGCGCTGGACTGAGCTGAGGCAGAAGAGCTGGTGCTGAGCGTGCTGTCTGGACTGCTGAGGGAGCAGACTCTCTCCATACTGACAGTGCTCTGACACGCCTCACAATCTGCACTACCCTTACATCTGTGTGCAGGAGAGAGGAACATAAAACCAAAGCATAAGACACTGGTGTTGGAGAGCCAAGTTTAAATATCACTTGAGGGAACTTTAGTACTCACTCTCCCATCGAGTGTCTTTGTGcactctcctcctcatcactgcTGATACTGATGACACTAACAGTCGGGCTGGCAAGTTCAGAGATCACCATGGCTTGCCGCTGCTCCTGCGAAACGGAAATCTCCTCACAGTCTGGTTCAACTTTACAGCAGTTCTCGTCGTCCTCATCCACATGCTCTGTTCCTTGCTCCACTCCAACAGCACGCCCTTCATCTGGGCATCTGGCTttctcctcctctacctccaCATTCTTTGCTGTATCAGCCATCTTTGGGGACTGGCATGTTAAATTttggatgtttgtgttttgggaGAAGTTGCTGCCCCTGCAGAAGAGAAAGCATCGTGGtcagaaaaaagggggaaacgCATTTTAGGGCTGTGCAATTAGTATGCAGTCATGAGGTAATGCTCCATTAATCTATTACACAACGAATACTCATCTGAAAATTGGCTTTAAAAATGATATCTGTCTTAGTTGCATAAGGCAAAGCCGGTGTGTCATACCTGTTCACACAAGGCTTGGCTCTCTTGTTGGCAGTTGGCTGCGGCCACACCACATGTGCAATGCCTATGTTGATCGGCTGGTGGGTGGACATGGTCATTTGGTTGGTTAAGAATGGCTGAGGGTGTGCAATCATGGAGCTGTAATGGTTACCATGGGGACGTACTTTCCTgcattaagaaaacagaacagCGCCAATTGAGCCAAAAGCTTTCGCACCATTACTGGCAAAAACGGCCTCAGTCACCGGTCCCAAAGGACACGTATGAGTCATCTGTCATTAACATTCACGGGAGCATGCAAGCTGTGCACTGTCTCAGAGCGCTACGGCCATTTCCCAGGGTGTGCATAACGAAGGTTATAAAGCACAGATAAAAAAGACCCATATTGTGCCAGGACACAGACAACTtatcaacaaaaacataaacaaaaggcTTACCCCCAGTCACCCAATCTCTGTGAGCCCGTCACTGTGTCAGACGCCAACgtggttggtggtggtggcacTGATGTCACCTGCTGCCAAGTGGGCACCAGTATCTGCTGAGCACGGTTGGACCAGGCCTGTTGGGAGTGCATAATAAGTAATTAGATGTGGTAATTTCCCTCTGAGTGATGCTTTCATCAGCTCGTACAGGAAAGATTCAATTCACAGTGATAGTACATTGTTTCCTCTTCAGAACCATTCCTATCCTTGTTTAAATGTCTACCTGTGTGATGACACCAGGTCTGATTTGTATGGGTTGGATGGGCGGTGCTTGAGTGACCAGAGGCACAGAGGTCTCCATTCGAACAGAGTAGCCAGCTGGTTTCGCTGTGTTGGTGGGGATTCCTTCAAGGCAAACGCACAAGACATTAAATTAAAGTCCTGACAACCGGAATGAATGATAATTAAGTGACAAGATGAATACGCCGTACCTTGAAGGGATGGGGGACACAGAATGAGTGCTTGTTGAAATGAGTCATTGCATCCAAACTGACCATTTCCTGTCTGCAGTGTTATCCCCGGGTGCATCACTGACTGGGCTGGCGGGGCTaaaccctaaaaaaaaacaagaaagagagttgattgttgagggaaaaaaactCAGCAGTGACTTTAAAGAGCCAGCAGATGGCGACACCTGTGCCACGAGAGCAGTGAGTTATGTGGGTTAGTCACTTAAGTTAAGACAAAACCCTGGCTGAAAAAGAGCAGCTCACTTGGCTCATCATCAGCTGTGATCTCGAACACTCTAGAGCTCTAGAACAAGTCCAAGGTTCAGACTAAAGACATGTTGACAGCACACTTTCTCATTAATCAACTCACTCTGGTGTTACATATGATTTGACACCTTTTTAGTACAAACACGCCCGGCAGCTCTTGGGTAAACAACATCCTCCCAGTGATGAATTTATCAGGGCTCACCCAGATAAGATGTTTCATAAAGCTGAATTACAAAACGGTTCTCAAATAGTGTCTCGAAAACAGGCCTGTGGAATTAACAAGGCACAGCCAAGCATGTGCCTCCATTGCACCACTGATGCTTCTCGTGCTCTTCCGTCCGgcaataatcacatttattaaataatgagAAGTGGAGCTATACTGTTCTGCCACAGTTCCTGCATGTGACCTGGCGCCATACACACAACTGTAAACACAAAGCAACCCTTCAGAGGatattactgaaaaaaaaaaaagctgctttccTGTAAAACCCTTCAGAACAGAACAATTTAACCTTTGCTATACTACTTCTTTGAAACAGAAATTATAGCCATTTTATTGTGCAAGGCCAATGTTTTGGACATTATCCTCACATATGGACTGATGAAACACAAATGTGGTCAgcagtatattattatatacacacacggtCATGTTCTCATCCTTTTGAAAAGGCTTTTGCAATGCAAAAGGGGGTTTTGCATTATAAGAACCTAATCCCCAAAAAGGGTCATCTCCCTTTTTTCTGCTCGGCAACAACGCTGATATATGCACTGTTGCCATGACCTCAGAAACATGACGTGATTTTGTTGCCATGACAGCAGTACTAAGACACAATAAGACAGGGAAGTCAGCATTCACAAAAGCAATAAAGGCAAGGAAATTGTCTACTTGATCACTTTATCACAGGAGCAGATGAACTGAACAAAACACGAGGCACACGTCAGTGACCTACATGAGCTGTGATTATTCTCATCTTTACAATTTCAAGTTCAGAGAACGAAATAGAATAAATGTAATGAATTTCTTtgaaaatagcttttttttcttttttggaacaGGTCATTAAAAGTGTAATAAAAACTTGAAGATGTTGAAGCTAACACTTACTTGAGCGTGGACTCCGCTCATCTTGCTGAAGGGATGGTTGACCGAGGCAGCAGCATTTGAAGTCACAGGTCTGACAAAAGGGCCTTTATTTCTGTTGGCCGCCTCGTATGCACTGGGACGAGTCCAGCACACATCCATGATGTGGAAACATGACTTCACACTGTGGGCGGAAAAGAAACGCATGGACAACTGGAGTTATGTGGGAAGGTCAAGACGACAacttgtggggggaaaaaaaaaatgggtggCAGACTGGACTCACTGGTTGCTGTGTGGGAAGTCGAGAAGATGTTGCATTGTCACAAAGGGGTGGCTGAGCGCATCGGCGGGTGCAATCCTCTCCTCCGCATCAATCAACAGCATCCTCTTCAACAGGCCCACAAACTCCCTGCGGTCTGCCTTCTCTGCTAGCAAGTCACTACCTTCCAGATTCATTACCAAATTCACCTggaatacacacatttttatagttTGAGGTTGTTGACGTATACGGTATTTATGCATGGTCAGTGTGTGTACAAACAGTTGGCAGTCTTTAGTGTGCCGCCTGTTGAAGAGGGAACACAACTATGCACGGATTTCCTCTCAGCAGCTTGGATTACACTTTCAAGATAAAAGCAATCACAACAACTGCATTTTGTTCACTTCCTGCAGTGACTGACCTTTAACAGAAAAATGCCACCTCACcatccacaaaaaaaagaagaagccactATGAGCCTTCACGCGCACCACAGCTAAAGACCAACGTAAACAATGAAGTCTCACTTTAAAAAAGCTCACTGATGGACCCAGTATATGATACATGAGTGCAATAgtcaaataatgaaaatgtgtcacCTATACTTTATAAGAAATTGCATCATGAATAATGAATTTCCAAGAATCTCTTCTCACTTCCAAAAAGTACAGACCTGAATCAGCTTTTGTGGCTAACTGGGGAATTTCCACCTGTGGTCATTTTTCATGACAACAGTGAGTGAAacctgactcttttttttttttagcttaggTTTAGCATTTAACTAAAGGTGAGGCTTTGCATACACGCACCATTTTCCTTCCCAGTTATTAATTGTGTAACTTCTGTTCTGTTACGTTCATAAAGGCTCCATTCAAGACCTAGGAAACTACATCCTCTCAAAATCTGATGTTGAACTTCCTTTGAAGTGACGTTAAGTTAACTGTGGTGCAAGTGGATAAAACATACGTGCGCTACGTCATCCAAGCAGCTGAAGATGTACTTCCTGGCTTCCTTTGATTTCATTCCTGTCTCTGCCTCGTGCTCCTCTGTCGACTacagaaaaaaagtaaacagaTAAGTGATGAGCCAAGAAATGAATTCAGTAAAGCAGTTCCAGTGCAGAGTAATAATAGTTTATTTTCATAACGTTAACAGAACCCATACTCGCAAAATGCATTGCCTCAGCTTGTAGATTTGCTCATTAGAAAATGCCACTGTAAAAACTCAAGCCAATCATTGTAATAAGCACTTTCCAGATTAAATTCTTTATTTGACTTGATCCAACTTTATTCAGggtctgtgtgttttcctgaaAATCTTTTCTATGTATATGTTAAACTCCTCTTCACATCTGGATAGCCATCAAAGAAAAAATTATTTGGGGGGGGAagtaaaaaaatacagtctggAAAAGCATTCAACAACAGGCTACACTACAACCGACGCAAGCAAGTAATTCTGTCCCCTCTTGTCTGCCGTCAAAACTCACAGCAAACACAATACAAGAGGCCAAGAGGAGAGAGCACTGGAAAGACAGGTCCTGTTTAATACAGCATTGCCTAGCGGGctcgagaaaaaaaacattaggcGATAAATCATAAATCGATTTGTTGATTGAGTTAGAGTTGACGACGACTTTTCACGTTAGGTTTTAATGAAGCAAAACAAGGGGCAAAGATTAGTTGATTAGAGTTACTcttaacctctttttttttttcttcagtatgAAATTACTGCTCACCTTTATTCTCCATGCTGCGTAAGGCGAATCAGACTCTCTGCAGAAGAACCGTGCCGTCTTTGTCGCCGCATTCAGTAAATGTTCTCCTGGCGAACCTTGTGTCTGAGAGATGTAGCGAATCTGTTCGACAAACAGGAgaaaagggggagggagagagaaatttAACAGAAGACGAAAAACATGAAGTAAAGGAAAAGGCTGAGTGTAAGGTTAATCTTTGGGCATTATTTATCAATAATGCCAAAATAGCCTTCCAGCATCATATAAATCAAGCGATCTGGGAGGAACCACATTTCTGCACCTTCCCTGGGGTCTCATTACAAATAAATCTGTGGCATGACAGAAAGCGGTGACCAATCAGATTACATTATTGGCAGTTCCACCACATCCACCCTGCTGCAGGTCCATCCATCTTAACTGAAAAGAAACCTAAAAGTTTGCTCAGACTAAAAGAGCGTTGGACAATAAACgcaacaaaaatgtcaacatctACAGAGTTTCAAAGGTGGAGAGATGGCCTCGGGTCATCTCCTGAACCTGTTTGTGCTTATCTGATtagaggagctcaggacagatATTGTGTATCTTCGCATCTTCACAGTTACTTGTAGTTTCTGCATCATATCACCACATTGTTTTGACACTCTTCTCTGTAGTGACGTCTCTCCAACAGGTTACTGCGTGTGGATATGCATCAACGTGATCACCGTGTGGACGGCTACAGATGCCTTAGACATGTCACATTCCTGACAAACGGCAAGACTCGACGACCTTGTGCTGAGCACAGCTTGTGTTTATGATCCATGCAAGGTGTCAGGGTCTTCTCATATTAACTCTGATAACAGTGTTCCAGTGGACTCAATGCCAAGTGCTTTCCTTGGTAAACGCTGTATGTCAGTCAAACGCTGTAGGGCAGGAGTGTCAAACACAGGTTTATGAGAGAGGAGAGCAGTGAGAAGGCCTCGCTGACGTCAATCACGCCCAAGTGTTAAGGACACAGAAGCAGACACAGaaaagacccacacacacacgctgagagAGCAGCCAGTTGATATTATCTATGAATATTATTCATGAGTAGATAATAGATAACTCCCCTTCCGTTTACAGTGCACACGTGTACATGTAAAGCAGACATGCGTTTGTCTTATGTCTACTCCTTATCCCTAAATGTATAAGCATTACATGTGATCATTTTGCTTGTATAAAAGTGATTTATATGAACCAGaatctgttcattcattcactacTATTCATTATGTAGACAAGCATTATGGACAATTTCAAGAAGGTTTACCCTGAACGACCACTTTTTCGATATCTACTCAgcaacaactacacacaaacagcaataaACAAGAAAAGCGAAGCCAATGTGTGGGTGGGAGAATTCTTGTGATGGGAAAACCCTTATTTACCCTAGAAGGCGGGTCTCGCAGACTGTTGAGATCACTGGTGCAAAGCTACTGCTTCACAAAACAATCATCTAGCGAGCCTGGGCCTGCTTCAGAGCAAAGCGGAGGGGAGGACGGTCTTTATTTTATGGCAGTCCAAATaagaaaacatgcatttaaagCTATCCTTTAATGTGACGGATACAAGTATAGATAtggttaaaaaataatgtacGTTTGTAATGTTTGTATCAGCTCACAAGCAGGACAATTCCTTCTGTTAATCTTTTACTCCatctaacctttaacctttttgGGTTCAACTGATCCCATCAACTAGAGCACAGCTCAAGACATCTGTCTGAACTTCACTGAGTCAGAGAAAATCAACCACACTTGACCCAAACCCTACAGACATTCTGGCTTTGGCGTTTGAACCCGATGCGTTCACATCATCCATCCTTAGCTCGGCTAACATTGCCCCAATTTTCTACTGATCGAAACAAAGCTGTGTCAAGTGTTGCTTTCATGTGTTGTCGTGTAAATTATCAGCCCTAGCAGAGTACGGAACGTAGCCATAATAGATAAAAGCAACTTACTGTCAAGTAAACTGGCCAAGCCAATGtgaacaaacataaaaatactTCAAAGAGGATTTGGTTATCATCACAACCAGCCTTTACTGCCTTTATACTATTCAAATGTCCATCCTGAAGGATCTTATCACAAGTGGAAAGCTCTAAGTTCAGGTGTGAACTCCAATTCCGATCGCTAAAACATTCAAGTTTGTCTGGGAAAGTGGTCAAAGTTATTTTTTATGTGCGACTCCAGGCCACATTAAAGACCACCTGCAAAGCTGACATCCTCTGACCCACTAACATTTCAAGATTAACcgaaaatatttttaaatatctcTGGGCCCATAGTCGATTCATCTTATTCCAACTTGCTCCCTCCCAGGCTCCTCTCTCACTCAAATCATACTAAGTTTGCTCACATcataacacacataacacacggacggatgcacaaaaacactgaaaatggaAGGGTGATTCCgtctaaaataatgttttaatgtggaaaGTGAGATGCATCTAGGATGCACATTAATGCCATATACTTATTTAATGCTTTCCATTAGTGATCAGATTTCTCATGATGGATGCTTAGTCGAAGTCAATGGGACGAACACTTATAAagtggccccccccccccaaaaaaaaaaaatgggtggaGACACTGCTATGACTAAGGCTTGAAAGCTATTATAGCCACTAATAAGGAGACACTGGCCGAGATTGCCACGTCAAAGAGGGGAGCAACCTTCCTGCTGCACTAGTGAAGAAAAAGATTAAGTGACCCGGGGATGAGGTAAGGCGAGGGAAGAGCAAGAGCCAGGGTTATAAATACAATATGCTGTGTGGGATGGAACAAGACCCCATGCAGaaagataagaagaagaaaaggggggggggggggggggggttgtgttgTGCAGGAGCTCAGTCAGCTCCATCCACATCACCCTGTGGCCCCTGGATGACACCACACACCGACAGTTAGCCGCCTAGCTGTTTAGCGGCATACAGTCGCTGGGTTATTTATTCGGAGGTGGTGAAAAATTTAAGGTTCCTGTTTTGAAGTTCTGTGGGAGAAACCTATTTTCAGTGGGTAGCAGTGAGGGAAGATAAGTGGACATGTTGAGTCAGAGTTCAGAAATGCTTCTCAAAATCAGAATGGAAGCACCAGAAACTAAATGACATTGGTGCCATGTGCCCACCAGCTGGTTTCCAGTAAATAGGACAGTTCTAATAGAGAACCTCGGTGTTGGTGGTTAAAGGTGAGGTCATTTCACATTTGTCAAGCCATAAAGGCCACGATGGGCCCAGGATGTGCTACAAGTTCAGTCATTGCAGATAAAATACTGAGCTTATGAATCACCACAGGTATTTTCGTCAACACACAATATTGGATAGCAAGTTATTCAAAGCTGTAGTAAGTAGTAGGCAGCATCTACATTAGGGatgtaagaaaatattaatacaCTAAAATATCTCAATGTACAATTGCATGATAATGAACCGATTCTTTTTAATCAATATAGAACTATTCTTGACAGGGTCTTGACAtagaaaactgtacatttttcattcattgttATGACAATGAacagctttttttatttgtttattcatttgtttcagaCACAGACTTTATCCCCTCTGCCCTTCTGACCCCATCCGTTCATCTGTCACACTCTTTCTAAATTGAGGAGGCTCCCCCCAGATATCTTTAAAGCTCCTTTGCGACATGCTGACTGCCTCTCGCAATAACAGATTTATTAAATTTAGAACAGCGTTGCAGAGCTCAAGTCAAATCTCTTTCGGAGGTGTTGAATTATCTGCCCTGTCTCAGTACTAGTGAGGATGAAAAATGATGCCAGACCGTAAAAATACTTTGGTATGAGTGGAGTGTGCAGAGGGGCTAGGTACTGTATTGTAGGGGTGTTGCATAGGACAGCAGGGGATCTGACTGAGGCTCTTTTGGCAGGCTTTGAGTAGATAGGGCTTTAGGGCAGAGCAAAGCCACTCAACATAAGCCCAGATCAGTCTAGTCCAGGGAAGACACTGCTCCACTGGGAAGGGGCAGGCATGCAATAGTTCTTAATAGACATTACATCAATCACAAGTACATGcctttctgctgctgtagacaCCAGCTGGGTGGGTATGTCACCAAAGATTCTActccatttatttattactgtaaGTCAGCTGAGTGTCTGTCTTTTCATTCGAACAATCTGCATGTAATTACACCCAAATGTTTTTTCCCTAAACCTCAGAGGCTTTGTCTTCCCGCTTTTAATGCTAGCCTCATACAGAAAATCCCTTCAGTACCCTTTAGATGGCATTAGgcagtttaaaaatacaaaacagatttttctgTTGCAATCTTGTCCTGGTGCCTCAAGCCACCTGGCATATATTCTGCTGCCTTTGTCGGCTTCTGTTTTCTACCGACTTTTTTGCAACATTTCTTTTGGGAGCTGTTGACTGAAGTAGCCATGAATGACAAATCCTGAAACCTTTAACAGCGGGAGCAATGTCTGAGTCAGTGGCCTGTAAAGCAGGCCTGTATTAGAAAGCTGGATTGCATGCAAACTCTCCTCAGAGGGCTGCTGTGATTGGAAAGAATGGTGGGGTAACgaaagacaggagagagaaaagagacagagcAAATGCCAGAAAAATAACTTTGAAGGTGTTAAAGCTGCTTTCACATTCACATAGGCAGCATAAAGAAGGATATGAGGAAAATGGTGTAAGGATGACATATACAGAGAAGAGGTGGTAGAGTTTAACTTGCAAAATGAGGGGAAAGCccactgtaaaaatgtttttgatgtgGAAATGTTGTGGAGAGGAGAGAATGAGTCACAGAAAGTGAAAGAACTATAAAATGCTAGAAGTAGAATGTGGACTTGAGAGGAAAGGATAGAAGGATGCACACAGGAGAGTTGAATTCTCCCCCCAAAAAAGCAGCTCAAAAGCGAGTGTTGAAAAGGTTTTCATCTTTACCTGGTCATACTCCAGAGCCCCAGGGTATAGGGGCCAGCCCAGAAAAAGTTCTGCAATCACACAGCCTAGGGACCACATGTCTATGGCTTCACAAAACGGCAATCCCAAAATAATCTCTGGAGCCCTGTGGAacagataaaacacacataagTGTTAGAGAACAGCAAGAGAACTACAGCATTTAGCTTTTAAGTATATTAAAGGTGATGTTGATCTGAAATGTGATGATTATATTAATTGGACACAAAATGACTGCATCAAGaacaatttaaatcaatttcTTTTAATTCTACCACTTGATATACATGGAATTCCTGATGATAGCCAGTCATTCCAATGGAATGGAGTGGTACATGTGCAAAAAGGGCTGATTGACTTATAATAAGCCAAAGTTGTGCATCCACTGGAGTCACCGAGCATCAGCAGTCTGATTCACTAGGTAAGCAGGTCAGCCAGGCGGGGATCAGAGTTCTGACAGGCTGTTGTACGAGCTCTGGGCCAAATGGGGAACAACAAGCACAGCCACCATTTCTTCACCTATAATAGCACCGTAAGACCATGACACAGGGATGACAAATGGTGACGCAGGCTTGTCAAATCCAATAATGGTAAGACGTGTCTTTCTGACAAGAGTACCAACAACTTGTgtcaaaaacacatcacacagcCTATAAATGGTGTCAGTGTCTTGACGGCACCGAATATCCACAGTTCTTCTGTCTGAAACTAGTCTTTCTGTGCAGGAGCAGCCTCTAGGCTAATTAAAGTCAATGGGGTGTCAGACTGCTGCAAATGGAGAAAAATGTCTTAAAGCAGCAATAAGATAATtgagaaattaaataatattgtgAAAGATGGCCATAAAGAGTTTAAGACAGAAATGATTTAAGAAAGTCTAAATTGGATTCACATCGATTGCAAACTAGGTCTTAACATACAATTTTGCTTTGGTGTGTTGATGCATAACGGCCATAGTAACGGGAACATAAAATTATTGTTTGCGtcttttgtttgtatgtatgtactaTTGTGATTCTTGTTAATTTCCCTTGTGGCCCCTTTTCTTTTATCTCCTAATGTGtatgttaagaaaaaaaactttgaataaaacacatcatgaacaaaaaaaaaatatgagtgGATGTGCTAAAGAAACAACTTGCAAGGCATCCACAGTGCAAATGTGGCATGTGAGTTTATGTAACGTGTTTGAATAATATTTAGATACTGCAACAATgatgactgtttttttaattatactgtattattaaAATAGTAATATATCTGCAATTCCAGCACTGCTAAAGCCAAAAATTACAAAGAAACTTAGAAGATTGAGGAGCTTTTCACTATTATTATAGAAAAGACAAGCTTTTGAAGAACCTTCTGTGACCCATCTTGTTTCAGCAGGTTTTTGTTGTACAAAGTTAAACAGTCTATGTGGAcagcaaaaagggaaaaaaaaaaaaaaaa from Solea solea chromosome 5, fSolSol10.1, whole genome shotgun sequence harbors:
- the hipk3b gene encoding homeodomain-interacting protein kinase 3 isoform X2 codes for the protein MYGCMASQVLVYPPHIYQTQTSAFSSVKKLKVEPSSCVYHDSAHPRTYLNSRTLGIVHPTKQTHPFVNQDFAVGVKVRRGREYPVQTVVVRGVQRQQPSKRGGGGGPGPAAAQQRLDARVVRFQGKEQQQTDVASGGSSGATGAGGGGRGEGCSGGGKGGGEEESDGEENCGALNSADSSQRCGLKRKSEELDNRGSTMQIVEELSMLPAMLQTTNVGNTAVTAPAAVGAGGGPSKQGTGPGGVGAAGGTGGGDGDYQVVPHEVLCSIKNTYEVLDFLGRGTFGQVVKCWKRGTGEVVAVKILKNHPSYARQGQIEVGILARLSGENADEHNLVRAFECFQHRSHTCLVFEMLEQNLYDFLKQNKFSPLSLKVIRPVLQQVATALRKLKSMGLIHADLKPENIMLVDPVRQPYRVKVIDFGSASHVSKAVCSTYLQSRYYRAPEIILGLPFCEAIDMWSLGCVIAELFLGWPLYPGALEYDQIRYISQTQGSPGEHLLNAATKTARFFCRESDSPYAAWRIKSTEEHEAETGMKSKEARKYIFSCLDDVAHVNLVMNLEGSDLLAEKADRREFVGLLKRMLLIDAEERIAPADALSHPFVTMQHLLDFPHSNHVKSCFHIMDVCWTRPSAYEAANRNKGPFVRPVTSNAAASVNHPFSKMSGVHAQGLAPPAQSVMHPGITLQTGNGQFGCNDSFQQALILCPPSLQGIPTNTAKPAGYSVRMETSVPLVTQAPPIQPIQIRPGVITQAWSNRAQQILVPTWQQVTSVPPPPTTLASDTVTGSQRLGDWGKVRPHGNHYSSMIAHPQPFLTNQMTMSTHQPINIGIAHVVWPQPTANKRAKPCVNRGSNFSQNTNIQNLTCQSPKMADTAKNVEVEEEKARCPDEGRAVGVEQGTEHVDEDDENCCKVEPDCEEISVSQEQRQAMVISELASPTVSVISISSDEEESAQRHSMGECKGSADCEACQSTVSMERVCSLSSPDSTLSTSSSASAQSSASPCKHPNSMSDDEQESGCDTVDSSPASNASGHSNSPFSERRYIADNNQNCEPRVACVAPETEPGKPTVRTVVVPPMRVQNNINNVAVIEMPGNTVLESSCQFRGRGIPGRQHHHSTPLLNRPQKINPAFQPQQHPPLGFGQVQHFSSCHQEWNGNFAHRRPQAYIPPTMHGHTFTLSHSSPNHTTGPHPHLGGHPHSQHTLLSYPPSGPLVTAAPMAHLLASPGSSRPVLQPTYGISHPAGIVHQVTVGINPRLLSSPTLHHQGPFKPLFPPHSYIASPAYAGFPLSPTKINQYPYI